In one window of Clarias gariepinus isolate MV-2021 ecotype Netherlands chromosome 10, CGAR_prim_01v2, whole genome shotgun sequence DNA:
- the emx3 gene encoding empty spiracles homeobox 3: MFQHKKCFTIESLVGKDSNSSSAGDEPIRPTALRYTESVHPAPFGSCFQNSARTLYGSVNADMMFPDPGSHSANSALALRHLPIPTQPFFSPHQRDSLHFYPWVLRNRYLGHRFQGEDSSPENLLLHGPFSRKPKRIRTAFSPSQLLRLERAFEKNHYVVGAERKQLANGLCLTETQVKVWFQNRRTKHKRQKMEEESPDLQQKRKGNQHVNRWRVATQQGSPDDIDVISED, from the exons ATGTTCCAGCACAAAAAGTGTTTTACGATTGAATCTCTGGTCGGAAAAGACTCCAACTCCTCCAGCGCTGGAGATGAACCGATTCGGCCCACGGCTCTGCGCTACACCGAATCTGTGCATCCGGCTCCGTTCGGCAGCTGCTTTCAGAACTCGGCCCGGACGTTGTACGGGAGCGTGAACGCGGACATGATGTTCCCGGATCCGGGATCCCACTCGGCCAACTCTGCGCTCGCGCTGCGGCACCTGCCCATTCCCACTCAGCCTTTCTTCAGCCCACACCAGCGGGACAGCCTGCACTTCTACCCCTGGGTGCTCAGAAACCGATACCTTGGACACCGCTTCCAAG GTGAAGACAGCAGCCCGGAAAACCTGCTGCTCCATGGACCATTTTCGCGCAAGCCCAAGCGCATTCGCACGGCCTTCTCCCCCTCGCAGCTGCTGCGACTGGAACGTGCTTTCGAGAAGAATCACTACGTTGTGGGTGCTGAGCGCAAGCAGCTGGCCAATGGCCTCTGCCTTACTGAGACCCAG gTTAAGGTGTGGTTTCAGAATCGGAGAACCAAGCACAAGAGGCAGAAAATGGAAGAGGAATCGCCCGATCTGCAGCAGAAGAGAAAAGGAAACCAGCATGTCAATCGCTGGAGAGTAGCTACTCAGCAGGGCAGCCCGGACGACATAGATGTCATCTCTGAGGACTAA